CAGTAAAATTGCTGCCCTTTTAGCTGATCAAGGGATCCAAGTCGCAAGACGAACTATTGCTAAATATCGGGAATCTTTGGGCATTGCCCCTTCGAGTCAGCGCAAACGCCTTCTTTAGGCACTAACTTAAAAGGAAAGTCTATGCAAATCAATATTCAAGGCCATCACGTTGATCTCACCGATTCAATGCAAGACTACGTACAATCTAAGTTTCAGAAGCTCGAAAGGTTCTTCGACCACATTAACCAAGTTCAAGTGGTACTAAAAGTTGAAAAACTCAACCAAATAGCGGAAGCTACGCTCCACGTAAATCAAGGTGAAATCCATGCTTCATCTCATGATGAAAGCATGTACGCCGCGA
This window of the Vibrio azureus genome carries:
- the hpf gene encoding ribosome hibernation promoting factor encodes the protein MQINIQGHHVDLTDSMQDYVQSKFQKLERFFDHINQVQVVLKVEKLNQIAEATLHVNQGEIHASSHDESMYAAIDSLVDKLVRQLNKHKEKLNSH